The genomic segment AGGTACGGGTGCAGGAGGCGCCCTTGGTGTCGCCACTCAGCCGCCAGCGCCCCTCGTTCCAGGGGCAGAAGGGGTCGGTGAGCTCCAGCACGACGTCCACCGGGCAGGCGTAGGTCCGGGCCTCCAGGGCCGCGCCCACGTCCACCACGCGCAGATGCAGCCCGTCGCGGAGCCGCGGCGAGCAGCGCCGGACGTCGGACACCAGATGCAGCAGCGGGTCGTCGACCGGCCGGCTCCGCACCCGCAGCCGGGAGGTCAGGTCGATGCCGAAGAGGAAGCGCCAGAGCGCCGCGGACGCCTCCGGGTCCAGAGCCTCCAGATCGCGCAGGACGACCGCGCCGTCCGCCCCCTGCGGGCCCCACTCGGGCTTCAGGGCATAGCGCGCGTAACCGGCCGTCTCGCCGTCCCGCTCGGCCAGTACGCACTGCAGCGGTGACGCACCCGCCCGGCCGGCCTCCGGGTCGAGCAGCGGCAGCCGCTCCCACCCCGGGGACCGGGCGAGCATCCCGGGCCGGGCGGGCACCCGCCGGGCGTAGACCGCCTCGCACCGGTCCTGGACGTCGCCGGGCGCGGCCAGCCGCAGCGTTACGCCATCCGTGTGGTCCGGTCCTGTCAGCCCGGCCCGTTCCGTGTCGATCTCCAGGGCGAGCTCCTGGGACGCGATGCCGTAGCCGAACCGGCCGTAGATGCCCGGCTCGGAGGCGGTGAGTACGGCGAGCGGCTCACCGAGGGCGCGCACGTCGTCCAGCACGCGCCGCATCATGCCCGTGAGAATCCCCCGCCGGCGGTGCGTCGACAGGACGCTCACCATGGTCACCCCGGCCGCCGGCACCGGCGCCCCGCCCGGCACCGTCATCCGGAAACTGAAGGCGCCGGCCGTGCCGACGCAATTGCCGCCCTCCCAGACCCCGATCGAACGGTCGTACTCGGTGAGTCCGTGCCAGAGCTCGCGCTCCTCCGGGGGTTCGGGGACACCGCCGAACGCAAGATCGAGTCGGTCGTACCATTCGTCCCATTCCGCGGGCCGCAGCACCCGCGTCTCTGTGGTCATGAGCCCATGACTACCAGCAGGGTTCCGAACAGGCGACCGGGTTTCGGGTGCGTCGGGAGCGCACGGAGGCGGGCCGGGCGCAAGTATCCGCGGAATCCGACGCGCCGTGAATCGACGCGCCGCCGAACGGGTGGATAAGGTCCCGGTGAAATGGCACACGAGGTGAGAGTGGAGACGTTCACGGCCCGCATGCGCAGAAGGACGCACCGGGTCCGGATCGGGCTGCGCAAGGCCGCCGTGGACTACTTCCGCGGCGACGGCTCCGACTGGATCGCCCTCGTCGCCCTGCTGTTCGCCGTCCCCGCCATCGCGGCCGGGACCATGGCGGCGCCCCTGTGGTGCCCGCCTTCCGCCCTCGTCCTCCCGATCGTCGCCGCCGGACTGCTGCTGCGGCCCTCCAGCGTGCTGCTGATGTACGCGGCGGCGGCCGCGGCCCTCATCGTCGAGGCGTCGGTGATCGAGGAGTACGCGAACGTCCCCGTGGTCACCCCCGGCGACATCCTCGTCGTCGGCGCGGTCGGCTTCTCCGGCCTGATCATCGCCCAGTTCCGCAGCCGGGTCGGCGTGCCCTGGCGACGCGGCGGAACCATGCTCTTCGACCTGCGCGAACGCATCCGCGTCCAGAGCAAGCTGCCCGGCCTGCCGCGCGGCTGGCACCGGGAGATGGCGCTCCGCCCGGCCGGCGGCCAGTCCTTCTCCGGTGACTTCGTCGTCGCGGCCCGCACCAACGGCGGCCGCACCCTCGAGGTCGTCCTCACCGACGTGTCCGGCAAGGGCATGGACGCCGCCTCCCGCGCCCTGCTGCTCTCCGGAGCCTTCGGCGGCCTGCTCGGCTCGCTCCCGCCGCACCAGTTCCTCCCGGCCGCCAACGGCTATCTGCTGCGCCAGGACTGGACCGAGGGTTTCGCCACCTCCATTCACCTCGTCCTCGACCTCGACACCGGCGACTACGAACTCATCTCGGCGGGCCACCCGCCGGGCCTGCAGTTCTCCGCCGGCACGGGGCGCTGGGAGCAGAAGGGCGCCGAGGGCCCGCTGCTCGGCGTGTACGACGGGGCGGAGTTCGAGCCGGTGAAGGGCACGCTGTGCCCGGGCGACGTCCTGATGCTCTTCACGGACGGCCTGGTGGAGTCGTCGGAGCGCGAACTCAGCGAGGGCCTCGACCGCCTGACCGGCGAGGCCGACCGCTACGTCGCCTCCGGCTTCCACGGCGCCGCATGGCACCTCATCGAGGCGGTGGCGAAGGACGTCAACGACGACCGCGCCCTGCTGATGATCTGCCGCGACTGACCGCCCGGCGCGCGGCCGTGCCCGCCCGGCCGGGGGCAGGAGTGACCGTCAGCACCCCGCATCCGGGAACCAGTTGTGCCCGTACGGGCGTGGTAGTACATGTAGACGTAGTCGTGTCGAGTGCCGATCCACGGGGGTGAGCTGGTGAAGTTCGATATGGGCAGTACGGCGCTGTCGTCTCTGGTGTCGAATACTCAGGGGTCTTCGGATGATCTGGGTGGTTTGATCCGGATGTTGATCGCTGCTGCGGAGCCGTTGGAGGGGAAGTTCAATGGTGCGGGGAAGGCGGCGTTCGATCAGTTCAAGGCGAGTTCGGATGAGGTGACGGCGGCGTTGAATTCGTCGTTGCAGGCGATTCTGGGTGGTCAGTCGGGGATGGATCAGTCGTTCGGTACGGGTGATCAGGAGTCGGCGGACAATGCGCGGCAGCAGATGTCGGCGGCGAATTTTGATGCTGCTCGTTTCGGCGGGCGTTGAGTAGTCGGGGGGTTGGTTGTGGCGAATCAGGATCGCCGGTCGTATGACACGGGTGCGTCGTCGGAGGTGCAGGGTTCGCTGTCCTCGATCGTGGGGCAGTTGGAGCGTGTGCTGGGTGAGCGTGATCGTGCGGTGAAGTCGGCGATGGCGGACTTCCAGGCCGATGGTGTGTCGGATCTGTATCACGACAAGGAAGCGCGGTGGAACACGGCCGCGAACGAGGTGCGGTCGATCATTCAGCTGGTGCGGTCGACGTTGGAGCAGAACGACGGGACGGCGCAGGCGACGCTGGCGAAGGCGAAGGCCGCCGTCGACAACATCGGCTGACCGGTATCGGCTGATCAACGGCAGGGTCGGCCGGCCCGGGTGAGCCCGGGCCGGCCGGAAGCAGGTATGCGCACACACGTGACGTGACAACGGGGGTCGTTGTGTCGGGCTGGGATATCGACGTGAGCGGTGTCCAGGGGGTTCTCTCCAAGACGGGTGAGGTGGCGGGGAAGCTGGAGACGCAGGCTTCTTCGTATTCGGATCACATGGAGAGTGCGGCGTCGTCGGCGGGGACGATCGCGGGCGGTGGTGAGGCTCCGGAGATGGGTCTGGTGGGGGCGGCGCTGGCGGAGTTCGCGATGAAGACGCAGGACGATCTGATGTTCGTCGGGGCGCGTGCGGGCAAGTCGATGACGGGTGCGGTGGACGCCGTGAAGGCGTACAACCAGGGTGACCTGGACATGGCCGCGGCCGCGCAGAAGGAAGCGCTGAAGGCTCCGGATCTGGCGGCATTGAAGGCCCAGGCGCAGAACAACGCCGGCGGCAACGGC from the Streptomyces xinghaiensis S187 genome contains:
- a CDS encoding DUF6507 family protein → MSGWDIDVSGVQGVLSKTGEVAGKLETQASSYSDHMESAASSAGTIAGGGEAPEMGLVGAALAEFAMKTQDDLMFVGARAGKSMTGAVDAVKAYNQGDLDMAAAAQKEALKAPDLAALKAQAQNNAGGNGSHGQQVPM
- a CDS encoding GNAT family N-acetyltransferase — encoded protein: MTTETRVLRPAEWDEWYDRLDLAFGGVPEPPEERELWHGLTEYDRSIGVWEGGNCVGTAGAFSFRMTVPGGAPVPAAGVTMVSVLSTHRRRGILTGMMRRVLDDVRALGEPLAVLTASEPGIYGRFGYGIASQELALEIDTERAGLTGPDHTDGVTLRLAAPGDVQDRCEAVYARRVPARPGMLARSPGWERLPLLDPEAGRAGASPLQCVLAERDGETAGYARYALKPEWGPQGADGAVVLRDLEALDPEASAALWRFLFGIDLTSRLRVRSRPVDDPLLHLVSDVRRCSPRLRDGLHLRVVDVGAALEARTYACPVDVVLELTDPFCPWNEGRWRLSGDTKGASCTRTSDPAELSLSVRELGSAYLGGFSLAALAGTGRVRELRRETLGQTARAFLGEVAPWLPHGF
- a CDS encoding PP2C family protein-serine/threonine phosphatase translates to MAHEVRVETFTARMRRRTHRVRIGLRKAAVDYFRGDGSDWIALVALLFAVPAIAAGTMAAPLWCPPSALVLPIVAAGLLLRPSSVLLMYAAAAAALIVEASVIEEYANVPVVTPGDILVVGAVGFSGLIIAQFRSRVGVPWRRGGTMLFDLRERIRVQSKLPGLPRGWHREMALRPAGGQSFSGDFVVAARTNGGRTLEVVLTDVSGKGMDAASRALLLSGAFGGLLGSLPPHQFLPAANGYLLRQDWTEGFATSIHLVLDLDTGDYELISAGHPPGLQFSAGTGRWEQKGAEGPLLGVYDGAEFEPVKGTLCPGDVLMLFTDGLVESSERELSEGLDRLTGEADRYVASGFHGAAWHLIEAVAKDVNDDRALLMICRD
- a CDS encoding pore-forming ESAT-6 family protein; amino-acid sequence: MANQDRRSYDTGASSEVQGSLSSIVGQLERVLGERDRAVKSAMADFQADGVSDLYHDKEARWNTAANEVRSIIQLVRSTLEQNDGTAQATLAKAKAAVDNIG